In Biomphalaria glabrata chromosome 11, xgBioGlab47.1, whole genome shotgun sequence, the following proteins share a genomic window:
- the LOC106054911 gene encoding serine-rich adhesin for platelets-like, translating to MERMTLYSFMFGAIIFSKFVAEGKITCFYSSDVLQSSDLHSSLCTYISDLSSDPVQNTIATSAFDSSNSNFDISTTFNLESSASDINDPETNSISSTHFYSDTSDTPVDLTSLGTDLSSFSPLVSATQTSDIKSTDFETSGNFMSSDVSSSTYSVNAETNLNSKILGPSLVNSLSTDTESIGVSSSIIASEIFPSSNDDQSNTDPLLSTMVETSLTRNDYSESNEISYASSDISESSKTSFESNDISDSAKSTSASSSQDMTVDTTMFYTSDSSLTQAYDPSTLVSEMDSSELSVSPTLPPSSVEVSRSSSAVDEIISSTLGVGVSLFSSFAETSTPETATPETSTPETATPETSTPETSTPETSTLVVESSLVELSNNSIVMVSLESSEPSLFLSESTNQGLEITSVELSQSSVVLFSLLSSTPELAVSDISITRETETLSLESISIFSSDISDQVASTEAFTSSTELSDLSQTIYTNTETLETSSSTGSESSIEMVTTDQTTPCLTLSDTTDYTVSASLASETSAAAVSENSHVLSTELIAPSLTLSDTSDFTVSTTTASETKTTTVSTESMSPSLISDTSDSTLSISTPAETNSAALTDSFIVMVSSESIALTVSRSDSLDTIATDFSTSASETVIGTDLGSSLTPISTHSATPNLASSDFLHSILSATLTLDTNTVAVTESSNVVVSLTPSLTTSQPTSHLEIESSSTNWITPSATLNSTPTTPSATLSSTATTPSATLSSTFTTPSATLSSTFTTPSATLSSTATTPSVTLSSTATTPSATLSSTATTPSLTDLNTTSAITSTTTSTVLPLETEERNVTFEFNLDANVTITDNLKRDIEAQLLNLFRPWMKDLQGVHIYNVSVDPRQRSFKLKADVGFILDSRNSIQQLTTGLTKYKDEKQNHPLMLGTVNATLADIKVNNVSFSSLNDDCEKAKHISGCRDSCDDPRVEEVCRKSDNIDDLIIGLAVGIPLFVLTSLLISLLVCIYRRRKRKEKYMDEKDMPDIYMGNLFASSFAKQNMRYPNGEYDKISNGSSNGSYSSKKKVPKTTSGDEQSRWYNSLQHQPKSGFKGNFSWDFLYSGETFKIQRPKLNALSTDL from the exons ATGGAGAGAATGACTTTATATTCTTTCATGTTTGGTGCTATTATATTCTCAAAGTTTG TAGCAGAGGGCAAGATAACATGTTTCTATAGTTCAGATGTCTTACAGTCATCAGATTTACACAGCAGTTTGTGTACATATATATCAGATCTATCATCAGATcctgttcaaaatacaatagcaACTAGTGCGTTTGATTCGAGCAACTCAAATTTTGATATAAGCACCACCTTCAATTTAGAAAGCAGTGCCTCAGATATAAACGATCCAGAAACGAATTCTATTTCATCAACACATTTTTATAGTGATACCTCTGATACACCTGTTGATTTAACTAGCTTGGGGACTGACTTAAGCTCTTTTTCACCTTTAGTAAGTGCCACACAAACATCAGATATTAAAAGTACAGACTTTGAGACTTCTGGAAATTTTATGAGCAGTGATGTGAGCTCTTCTACGTATTCAGTAAATGCTGAAACTAATCTAAACAGCAAAATATTAGGTCCTTCTCTTGTCAACAGTCTTTCTACAGACACTGAAAGCATCGGAGTCTCCTCAAGCATAATTGCTTCTGAAATATTTCCTTCTAGCAATGATGATCAGTCAAACACAGACCCCCTTCTATCCACAATGGTTGAAACATCTTTAACAAGAAACGATTACTCTGAATCTAATGAAATATCGTATGCAAGCAGCGATATCTCTGAATCCTCTAAAACATCTTTTGAAAGCAACGATATTTCTGATTCTGCAAAGTCCACATCCGCCTCTTCATCACAAGATATGACAGTGGATACGACAATGTTTTACACATCCGATTCATCGCTAACTCAAGCTTACGACCCAAGCACCTTAGTTTCAGAGATGGATAGTTCGGAACTAAGTGTTAGTCCAACGTTACCACCCAGCAGTGTAGAAGTGTCTAGAAGCTCGAGTGCAGTTGATGAAATAATATCTTCAACTTTAGGCGTAGGGGTCTCTCTGTTTTCAAGCTTTGCTGAAACTTCAACCCCTGAAACTGCAACACCTGAAACTTCAACCCCTGAAACTGCAACACCTGAAACTTCAACACCTGAAACTTCAACACCTGAAACTTCAACCCTTGTTGTAGAATCTAGTCTTGTAGAACTATccaataattctattgtaatggtATCATTGGAGTCATCAGAGCCCAGTTTATTTTTATCAGAGAGTACAAATCAAGGATTAGAAATAACTTCTGTAGAATTATCACAAAGTTCTGTTGTATTGTTTTCATTACTGTCATCAACACCAGAATTAGCGGTCTCTGATATTTCTATTACAAGAGAAACTGAGACTCTATCATTAGAATCAATTTCTATTTTTTCATCAGATATTTCAGATCAGGTGGCCTCAACAGAAGCATTCACATCTAGTACAGAGTTGTCGGACTTGTCACAGACTATATACACGAATACTGAAACACTAGAAACAAGCTCTTCGACAGGATCAGAAAGTTCTATTGAAATGGTTACAACAGACCAAACAACACCCTGTTTAACGTTGTCTGATACTACAGATTATACAGTAAGTGCGTCTTTAGCATCTGAAACTAGCGCTGCAGCAGTGTCAGAGAATTCTCATGTGCTATCAACAGAACTAATTGCACCAAGTTTAACATTGTCTGATACTTCAGATTTTACTGTAAGTACTACTACAGCATCGGAAACTAAGACTACAACAGTATCAACAGAGTCAATGTCACCAAGTTTAATTTCTGATACTTCAGATTCTACTTTAAGTATTAGTACACCAGCAGAGACAAATAGTGCGGCGTTAACAGATAGCTTTATTGTAATGGTTTCTTCTGAGTCAATTGCACTAACCGTATCGAGGTCAGATTCCTTAGATACTATAGCAACTGACTTTTCTACTTCAGCATCGGAGACTGTAATTGGAACGGATTTAGGAAGTTCTCTAACACCTATTTCCACACATTCAGCAACACCAAATTTAGCATCGTCTGATTTCTTACATTCTATTTTAAGTGCTACTCTAACATTGGACACTAACACTGTAGCGGTGACAGAGAGTTCCAATGTAGTGGTTTCGTTGACACCAAGCCTAACAACTTCCCAGCCAACATCTCATTTAGAGATAGAGAGTTCGTCAACAAATTGGATAACACCATCAGCTACACTTAACAGTACACCTACAACACCATCAGCTACACTTAGCAGCACAGCTACTACACCATCAGCTACACTTAGCAGTACATTTACTACACCATCAGCTACACTTAGCAGTACATTTACTACACCATCAGCTACACTTAGCAGCACGGCTACAACACCATCAGTTACACTTAGCAGCACGGCTACAACACCATCAGCTACACTTAGCAGTACAGCTACTACACCATCACTAACTGACTTGAATACAACATCTGCCATCACTTCAACAACAACGTCAACAGTGTTGCCCCTAG aaacagaagaaagaaatgttACATTTGAATTTAACCTGGACGCAAATGTGACAATCACAGATAATCTTAAAAGAGATATAGAAGCTCAG ctCTTAAATTTATTTAGACCTTGGATGAAAGACTTACAGGGAGTTCATATCTATAATGTAAG TGTAGATCCACGTCAACGATCATTCAAGCTAAAAGCAGACGTGGGATTTATTCTAGACTCCAGGAATTCAATACAGCAATTAACAACAGGATTAACTAAATATAAAGAtgaaaaacagaaccatccttTAATGCTAGGCACAGTTAACGCTACTCTAGCTGACATTAAAGTGAACAATGTCTCAT TTAGCAGTTTGAATGACGACTGTGAAAAGGCTAAACACATTTCAGGCTGTAGGGATTCCTGTGATGATCCTCGAGTAGAGGAAGTCTGCAG aaaatcTG ACAATATAGATGACTTAATCATTGGACTCGCTGTGGGCATCCCGCTCTTTGTGTTGACCAGTTTGTTAATCAGTCTGCTAGTCTGCATCTACAGGAGgaggaaaaggaaagaaaaatacatGGATGAAAAAGACATGCCTGATAT ttatatGGGAAATCTGTTTGCCTCATCATTTGCTAAACAGAACATGCGATATCCAAATGGTGAGTATGATAAAATCTCCAACGGTTCATCCAATGGCTCCTACAGTTCAAAGAAGAAAGTTCCTAAGACAACTTCTGGTGATGAGCAATCGCGTTGGTACAATTCACTTCAGCACCAACCGAAAA gTGGCTTTAAAGGAAATTTTTCTTGGGATTTCTTATACAGTGGGGAA acatttaaaatacaaaggcCCAAGTTAAAT GCGCTATCTACAGATTTGTAA